Below is a genomic region from Phragmites australis chromosome 20, lpPhrAust1.1, whole genome shotgun sequence.
AGCAGGCGACGCAGCTGCACGACGCACGGGCGGGCCCACCGCCCGTCCTCGCCGAGGCGCCACATGCCCATGTTGTCGTTGGACGCGTCGAATGGCTTGCCCGATGTCGGGTCGTGCCTCGGGCTGGTGATCACGCACGGCCTCGCGTCCGCGTCCATCAGCCGGCAGTAGAGCGGCCTCTGTTGGCCGTCGAACGGCGGGAGCTCGACCGACGTGATCACCTCTTCGCTCAGATCAAAGCGAACGAGCCTGGTCATGGCCACCTTGTAATGCGTGAGCCAGTACACTGCGCCGTCGCCGTAGACGGTGCCGCCCGTGGACAGGCAGCACGCGGCACCAGGTGCACGTACGGGCCTCCAGTACTTGCCCCCTACCCTGAGCACGTACACCACCCCCTTCCCCGTGGAAGCGGAACTCGCGCTCTTGTAGTCACTGGGGAGGTGCACGATCTTGTGCCTCCTCGTGGTCGCGTCGAAGCCGAGGCAGTACGCGCGGGGGTCGTGCCGCGTGCTcgtgcacggcggcggcggcaggtcgAGCGACTCGCCGGTGACGGGGTTGGAGACCTGGACGGCGCCGCGGCGGACGTCGAGGAGGCAGAGCAGGCCGCCGCACGCGCCGATCATGTCAACAGAGGTGCCCGCCGTGAATTTGGACGTGACCGCCCACTTCTTGTCGAGCACGAGGCCGCGGCCGGGGCGCGGCTTGTTACCACCCAGTACCGGAGGGAAGAACACGACCGTGTGCGTCGGCGCCGTTTGgtcacgatggggcgcacggccCTCGCCGCCGGGGCCGGCGTCAGCGTCATCGTGCGGCGCTGCCAATCGGCGGGGGGAACCGTGCGGGCTGGGCGCTGGGGCTTGCGGCATCAACCGTAGCAAGCTACCAATGTCGTTCGAGGCGTGCGTGGTTGGGAACATATTGGCGCGGACGGGGCTCGTGTGCCGAGTCGGAATCGAAGCCGAGTTGCACGTTTGGGTGCCGACGACGACGAGACCAGGAGGCTTTGGTTCTCCGACTCCGCAGGA
It encodes:
- the LOC133901656 gene encoding uncharacterized protein LOC133901656, giving the protein MFPTTHASNDIGSLLRLMPQAPAPSPHGSPRRLAAPHDDADAGPGGEGRAPHRDQTAPTHTVVFFPPVLGGNKPRPGRGLVLDKKWAVTSKFTAGTSVDMIGACGGLLCLLDVRRGAVQVSNPVTGESLDLPPPPCTSTRHDPRAYCLGFDATTRRHKIVHLPSDYKSASSASTGKGVVYVLRVGGKYWRPVRAPGAACCLSTGGTVYGDGAVYWLTHYKVAMTRLVRFDLSEEVITSVELPPFDGQQRPLYCRLMDADARPCVITSPRHDPTSGKPFDASNDNMGMWRLGEDGRWARPCVVQLRRLLRHVPGPHAVHREHLLLQGEDGALYAHRIKGSGVTRVEHAGEKVLVEGSSRCRGGAKTPADAAAPCRGGGDRARVKRESVVPIMGIIALPCYRDRLKKSDGERVDHHGEKARADSPACGGGRDVVRTFGYVEPVSTVPLA